From Aquila chrysaetos chrysaetos chromosome 3, bAquChr1.4, whole genome shotgun sequence, the proteins below share one genomic window:
- the TMEM158 gene encoding transmembrane protein 158, translated as MLPLLLPALLAACLPPCQGWSPSAAASGQEEQEQELFLPPVNSSSRSLASLEMDLDGAASKEEGSTASPGTPAAPSREPFPSAPTSSGQQQQQQQQQQQRPQPQPAEDPHCNISVQRQMLSSLLVRWSRPLGIQCDLLLFSTNSHGRAFFSAAFHRVGPPLLIEHLGLAAGGAQQDLRLCVGCSWVRGRRVGRLRGAVPQAAAAASSSSSSSSSSSLSYPPMAEPGQYWLQGEPLNFCCLDFSLEELKGEPGWRMNRKPIESTLVACFMTLVIIVWSVAALIWPVPIIAGFLPNGMEQRRSTAAGTAAAAAK; from the coding sequence ATGCTGCCGCTGCTCCTCCCGGCACTGCTGGCCGCCTGCCTGCCgccctgccagggctggagccccTCGGCGGCTGCCAgcgggcaggaggagcaggagcaagaGCTCTTCTTGCCCCCTGTCAACTCTTCCTCCCGCTCCTTGGCCAGCCTCGAGATGGACCTCGACGGGGCAGCAAGcaaggaggaaggcagcacCGCCAGCCCGGGCACGCCGGCTGCCCCTAGCCGAGAGCCTTTCCCTTCCGCTCCCACCTCCTccgggcagcagcagcagcagcaacagcaacagcagcaacgTCCCCAGCCGCAGCCCGCCGAGGACCCGCACTGCAATATCAGCGTGCAGCGGCAGATGCTGAGCTCGCTGCTGGTCCGCTGGAGCCGCCCGCTGGGCATCCAGTGCGAcctcctgctcttctccacCAACAGCCACGGGCGGGCCTTCTTCTCCGCCGCCTTCCACCGGGTCGGGCCGCCGCTGCTCATCGAGCACCTGGGGCTGGCGGCCGGCGGAGCCCAGCAGGACTTGCGCCTCTGCgtgggctgcagctgggtgcGGGGCAGGCGGGTCGGGCGCCTGCGGGGCGCCGTGCCtcaggccgccgccgccgcctcttcctcctcctcctcctcgtcctctTCCTCGCTCTCCTACCCGCCGATGGCGGAGCCCGGCCAGTACTGGCTGCAAGGGGAACCGCTGAATTTCTGCTGCCTGGATttcagcctggaggagctgAAGGGGGAGCCGGGCTGGCGGATGAACCGCAAGCCCATCGAGTCTACCTTGGTGGCTTGTTTCATGACACTGGTCATCATCGTGTGGAGCGTGGCCGCCCTCATCTGGCCGGTGCCCATCATCGCCGGCTTCCTGCCCAACGGCATGGAGCAGCGCCGCAGCACCGCCgccggcaccgccgccgccgccgccaagTAG